The Amycolatopsis camponoti genome segment CAGGGTCCGCAGGGACCCGACGGGAAGCCGTTCGGCGCCGTGGTCGGGGTTGAGCAGGTCGAGCAGCTGCCGCAGGTCCGCGATGGCCAGCCGGCCGGTGTCGGTGACCGCGGTCAGCGCCTGGTCGAGCCGCTCCGGCGCGGCGGTCAGGTAGCGCGCCGCCTCGGTCTGCACGACCATCGCCGTCACGTGGTGGGTGACGACGTCGTGCAGTTCGCGGGCGATGCGCGTCCGTTCCGCGGTGCGGGTGCTCTCGGCGACGAAGCGGCGGTGCTCCGCCTCGGCTGCGCGGGTCTGCCGCAGCCAGGCGCCGATGCCCCACGCGAGGGCCAGCGCCAGGTAGAACGTGACGAAGCCGGTCACGCCCTCGGTCGATCCGCGCCGGGCGAGCGCGAAGGCCAGCGGGACGTACGCCGCGGACGCGACGGCCACCGTCGTCCACCGGAAGCGCCCGAGGTGGGCCGCCGCGCTCAGCAGCGCGATCGGCAACGCGGTGCCGGAAACCGTGTGGTAGCCCCAAAGCTGGTCGACGGCGAAGCCGAGCGACACGAGCGCGAGGCACGCGGCCGGCCACCGCCGCCGCACGGCCAGCGGCAGGCATTCGACGGCGATGACCACGAAGCCCAGTGCGTCCATGGGCCGCGTCGGCAGGTCCCCGACCTGGGTCCCGTGCCCGCCCAGCGCGGGGATCAGCGCCAGGCCGGCGAGGAGCAGCCCCAGCGCGAGGTCCCGGACCGTGACGTCGAGCCGCCGCCAGTGGTCGATCACGGGACGAGCGTAGCGGCGTCGCGACGCCGGAGCGGAACGATGTTCCCGCGCCGGCGGGCGAGCACCATGAACACGGTCGTGACGACGATCCCGGCCAGCACCGAATAGACGCTCCCCTCCGGCCCGAACTCGCCCCCGCTGATCGCGGTGGGACCGGACATGACGCCGTCCAGCAGGCCCTTCGGGGCGTCGGTGCCGGAGACCTGGGTGCCGAAGAGGCCGCCCTCGGCGAAGTTCCACGCGAAGTGCAGCCCGATCGGCACCCAGAGGTTCCGGGTGGCGGCGTAGGCGGCGGCGAGCATGCCCCCGGCTTCGACGGCGATGGCGATGGCACCCCAGAGGGTGGCGTGGGCGTTGAAGAGGTGCGAAAGGCCGAAGAGCAGCCCGGTCAGCGTCAGCGCGGCCCAGGTACCGATGCGTCCCTCGACGAACCGGAAGAGGATGCCCCGGAAGACCAGCTCTTCGGTGACGGCGGCCGCGGCGCTGAACCCGAACAACGCGAGGGCACCGGCGAGCGAGCCCCAGCCGAGCACCTCGTAGCCACCACTCAGGGCGATGGCCGCGATGACGAGCACGAACAACCCGGTCCCGAGCACGAGGCCCCGCCCCAGCGCGGCGCGGTTCTTCGCGATCTCGACCGGAACGCGGTCCTCGGTCTTCCGCACGATCCACCGGTAGGCGACCACGGCGAGGACGGCGGTGCCGAGCCCGAGGACGAGGGTGAGCAGGGTGTTCCACTGCACGGCACTGACGGCCAGGCTGCCGGCCATGGCCACGGCGGCCACGGTCACGAGCTGCAACAACAGTCGCACGACGACTCCTTCGCATTCCCGCGGCGGAAGTGCTGCGGTCGAGGGAAACGCTAGGGATTTCAGCGCCGGGAAACGTCACCGTGGAGAGGACAGTCGGGTGTAGCTCGCGAGGGGGATACGCCGCACGCCGGCCGGGCCTCGAACCCGTGTACCGACGGAAGTCAGCAAGACCCGCTTCGCCCGGTCGCTTCGGGCGGCACGCCCGGGAAGGTGCCGATATCGGGCAGCGAAAAGCGAGCCACGCCGGTGATCGCGACCAGCAGTTCCGCGACGCCGTCCGGCGTGAACTCCTTGATCTCGTAGTGCGTGGTGGAATGCGCGTTGAGGAACGACGGGATCTCGTCGACCCGTCGGCCCGGCAGCACGACGGGCAGGATCCGCCGGGTGGCGCGGGGCAGGTCCTGGGTGATGTTGTCCCGGATCATCGCGGCCTCGAACTGCGCACCGCGCCCCCGGTGCGGTTCCTCGGTGCCCTCCGCCCGTCGCTTGTAGTCCGGGGACGCGATCACGAGCACGAAATCCGCTTCGGCGAGCTGATCGATCGCCCAGAGCGACCAGTCCCGGCGACCGTCGTCGGCCCATTGGTCGAGCCGGACGTCGATTCCCACGTCGGCGCGCAGGAACGTCGCGAACTCACGAACGAGGTCACGGTGCCGCTCGTCGTCGTGGGAATAGGTGATGAAAACCCTGGGCGGCTTCCCCACGCCCGGCGTCACCGCGATCGAACCCGAGGACACGGATCGTGGCGGCCGCGATTCCTCGGCCACCTCGCGTTCGGCGACTTCCCGCTGGACATCACCCCCGCGCACGGAACCGTGGATGGTGCCTCCGAAGATCACCGGCCCGGTGTTCGTCCCGGCGTTGGTGAAGGAGTTCTGCTCGGGCATGGAAGACCTCAAATCCGGGGTGCCGGCGCGGAAGTTCCGCCGGAAACATCGCCTTCGACCACGCCGCCGAAGACCATCGGACCGGTGTTGCTGCCGTGGATGGTCACGTTGTTCGTCGTGACAGCGGCGACCCGGCGCTCGAACGACGCCGGCGAATACCCGGAATCACTGAGCACCTTGCTGATCGCCGGCACCAGCCGGCTTTCCAGCAGCTTCGTGTACCGCTCGGCGTCGACGACCTGGAAGTAGTCGCGGGCGGCCTCGGCGGCGCCGAGTTCCCGCAACGTGCGCGCCGAGCCGTAGCGATCGGCGTTGAGCGTGTGCCCGTCGTGCGGTAGCGGCCGGATCACCTTGAGAGCGGCCCAGAAGCGGCCCGGGCCGGTCACCGGGAGCTTCAGCCACCGGAGGACGCCTTGCCAGACCGGCCGCCACCAGTCCGCGGTCATCGTGTCCCCGGCGCGGAACTCCTGCCGGATCGGCGGGAGCACACACGGCGTCCACTCGATGTACAGGGTGCTCTCCTCGACGGCCGCGTGCAGGAACGCGGAGAGGACGAGTTCACGGTTCCACGTCTCGACCTGGAAGCAGAGGTAGTACCGCGCCCACTCCCTCGGGCGGTGGTAGATCCGCTCCGCCTCCTCCGTCGGCAGGTAGTGCGCGGGCGGCTGGGAAACGCTGCCGAGGTAGGGCTTCGTGACCGGCTCGTGCACGTGGTCGATCAGGCCCTCGGCCGGGCTGAACACCATGCCTTCGACCCGCAGGTCCCGGAGGCGTTCGTCCGGTGAGAGAGCCGCGTGCCGCTGCAGTTCCTCGACCGCTTTCCCGACTTCTTCGTAGAACCGCGCGGTGGTGAGTGGCTCTACGGCCGGCGAGGCGACGTCACCCAGCCGCTCCAGCGGCAACGCCAGTGACCACGGAGTGACACTGGTCCCGGCGCCGACGAACGGGTTGCGCCCCCGGTAGACGACCAGCGGTACCCGGGCGTCGGGCGACTCGGCGACTCGGCCGGCGCGGTGGCGATCGAGTGCCCGGCGGAGCCGGGGCGGGCTGCAGAGGAGCGAGAGGCGATCGGATGACGGGCGTTCCACCGCGCCCGGCACCCGGGCACGGCGGCCGAAGTACCGCCTGACCGTCCGCCAGACGACGACGCGGTCCGCGACCAGGATGACCAGCATCAGCAATGCCGAGGAGCCGGAGATCACGTCCGCGTCCAGTCCGAACCAGCCGGGAAGCAGGTTGGCGAAATCGAGCGGATTGGTCTCCGAGCTACCGCGGGCGTACCGGCTCGAAGAACTCTGCAGCGTGGACTCCAGTTCACCGATCACGGGGAGCAGGGCGGCCACCGTGAGCAGCCAGAACACGGCGAGGAACTTCCCGAAGACGACCAGTCCCGAGCCGGGCCGGCCCCACCGGGCCGATTTCCAGATCGGCTTGATCGAAAGCAACGCGGCCCAGGTCAGCCACGCGGCCAGGCCAGGGCCTCCCAAGCTGGTCGTCACGAAGGCGATCGTCAGCAGCCCGAGAGCACCGTCGCGGAACTTGCGCCGGGTCCGCGCCGCGACGACTTCCGTCAGCACCGTGGCGGTGTCCAGCCCGGGCGTCAACGGCACCTGGCGGGTGTCTTCGACCAGCAGTTCGCGAACGACGTCGTCGGCATAACGGCGGTCCAGGTGGGCCGCCGCGGCGAGGTAGCGGGTGTTTTCGTCGAGCGGTGGCAGTTCGGCTTGGGTGTGCTCGGCCGCGGCGAAGCGTGTCCAGTCGGTCGACGGCTCGTGGATGGTCACGGGCGGCTCCGGTCGACCATCGTGGTCAGCAGCTCCGGCATCGGCCCCCACGCCGAGTCCAGGGCGGAAACGTACACGAAGTACTCCGTTCCTCCGGTGCGCCAATAGATCGCGCGCACGTGCCGCGTTCCCTCCGTCGACGACTCCCAGGTGAACTCCCAGTCGACGGCTTCGCTGCCGCGCACGTCGGTCCGGTCCATCCGGACGCGGTGCAGGCCGGTGAGCCGAGTCGCCGCGCTCTTCTCCGCGTCCACGTGCGTTTTGACGAGATCACCGCTCGCTTCGCTTGCGCCGTAGCGGACGTAGTGCGATTCGTCGACCGGATCATTGGCCTGGAAGGAGCCCGGATTCTTCGGTTCGCTCAGCCAGCCTCGCGGGACGACGGTGCTGAACCCCGCGGGTGCGGTGACGGTTTCGTAGCTCTCACCGACCGGCGCCGGCGTGCTCGGGTAAACCCCGGCCGCCGGGGTCGAAGATTCGTAGCCCGTGGTGGTTCCGGGCGAAACCGAGTCCGTTGCCGAAACCGACTGGACGGTTTGCCCTTCGCTTCCGTTCACCAGCAGCAGTACCGTTCCGACCGCCGCACAAACAAGGAAGTTCGCCGCGCCGAGAACAGCTGCGAACCGGGTGTTGCTCGCGGACATTTCCAAGATCCTCCCCAAAACTGTGATCTGGCCGCGTAGCCGAGGGCGCAGACCGTAGCATGGTGCCCCCGACCCGATGTGAACACATTGGAGAATCCTCCCGTGAACAGTTCCCTGAAAGATCTTTTCGTCGACTTGAAACGTCTGGAAGACGCGATGACCGCAGATCCTGGCGATGAGGAAATCCGCGATCGGCTCGCCCGCGCGCTGGCGGAATCGACCGTGCGGGTACGGAGCCTGACCCGCGATCGCCGTCCGGTCATGACCACGCGGGGGCAGCGGGAGTTCTGCGCGGCCGCGGCCGACCGGATCATCGAGCTCGGCGCGGGCGGCAACGCCGTTCAGTCGGCGGCCCGATCGCTCCGGAAGGAGATCGAGGCAGGCGAGGCGTGGACGTGGCGCGCGCCGACCAACGCGTTCGTGCTCAGCACGGCGGCCGCGGCGATCGGCTTGGTCTGGGCGGTCACCGGCGGTCTGCAAGGGGACGTCGGCGACGTCGCCACAGCCAGTGTGCTGAGCAGTGTCGCGCTCGTCATCGTGACGCTGCGGCACCGGACGCGGCGCTGGCAGATCGAAGCCGACCGGGTCGCGGCGCTCGTCTGCCGCAACGGCTTGTAGCAGCGGCACCGAACGCGACGATCACGTAAGCGCGCGTAGTGCCTTTCGGAGCCGCCAAGGGGGCTCGAACCCCTGACCTTCTGTTTACAAGTCCACTGGAAAACGATGTCGACAAGTGTCACCATCGGTCGCAATCTGCCAATAAGTACAGGTCAACCGACCTCTTCACCCTCGCCAAGTGCCGCCCGGTATCGCACAGTGCCGAGCACTGGTCCAGCACCGGAGCCCCAACGGAGACGCGCTGGCCGCGATTCCGGACCACCGCGACAGCTCCCAAGAGCCTCATCCACATCATCCAAGCCAGCCACACACCCGCGTCCACGAGTGGCCATCAGCATCAGCGTCGAGCATCAGTTCGGTTCGTCAACAGCCCGCACCCCAATGAACAGCGATGTGATTTATATCACTTTCAGTCACTCCGTTGGCTGCGCGCGCAGCCAACGGCGGCGGCTACACCGCGGATCGATAGCCGACCGGCGCGAGACTGGTCGTGGACCTACGCCCACGACCTCTCCCACGCCGCTGCTGTAACACCGGCTAGGCGGCTCGCTGTAGTCGGGTCGCTCTCGTCGCCCTTCAAGCATGAACGAGCCAGTGTTCAGCCCGGCGGTGTCCAGGTCGGTTCCTGAGGGGTGCGATCACGTCGTCGCTTTGGCGGGCGGCATGTGCGGCCCTCTTTGAGCAGCAGACTCAGCACGGCTCCTGTGTAAAAGGGTTGCTGGTAGCGGGGCAGAGCCGCGAGCTCCGTGCGAGTGCGATCGAGCAGCATCTGGTGGCGTGCTGGTCGGCGGGCTGGCTGGGAGCGTGCCGCAGCCCGCCGAAGCGCGCTGTGGACCCGTACTCGCACTCCCGGTCTGACATTGGCGCGGTACCGGCAGCACCAGCAGCCGTAGGTGCCGTCCGACCGCAACCAGCCTGCCGCACAGGTGGCACACTGCGGCACCCCAGGTATTTGAGTCAACCAGCGCGGCGCGAGGAGTTTCGCTTGAGTGATCAAGACCGGTCCGGCCAGCCGGAAGGCAACGAACGCCGCGGAGTCTGACGGGAGTGTGGGTTCGTGGGCGTGTAGGGCTCGGATCGCGAGGTTGGGGTAGAGCAAGCCGATCCGACGGCTCAACGACTGCGGCACCTGCACCAACCAGACGAACGATCGCCTGGCCAGCAGGAGCAACTCTCCGGCCACGCGTCGCGCCAGTCGCCGCGGCCAGCCCAAGTACAACCGGATGCGCCGCTGTTGCTCCGGCTTTCGATCCGGCTCCCGGTCCAAGTCCCGGCCCGGTGCCGCCACGACAAAGGGGTCATCGCGTAGCTTCTTCACGGCGCGGTGTACGTGCACGGCGATCGTCTTTGGATCGCATTTCAGCAGCGCAGCGATCTCGGGGTGGCTCATCCCCTCAACATGGCTGAGGTACGTCGCGACCCGCTGCTTCTCGGTCAACTCTGACAGCACTTCGAACACTCGTCGGACGGCGACGACCTTCGGCACCGGAGGCTGCAGAACCTGAGAGGTCCACCAGACATTGACCTGGTCTTGCACCTCGGACAAGCTGTGACCCCAACGGCGCGACGACGAGCGAACACCCTGGCGTACGAGGTTGCGGACGACACCAAACAGGTAAGCGTGTGGTTCTTCCACCTTGGACCAGCCGGCCAGGAGTGCCAGGAACGCGTCTTGCACTACGCCCTCGCAGTCCACGTCCACGTCGCTCGCCCTGGCTTTCCGTGCCGTGTTTTTAGCAAAGGCAAGCAGAGTTCCCCAATACTCGCGATACGCCGCGTCGAACTCATTTCCATGGCGCGCCAGCGTGGCGTGGATGCGGGCCTGCTCCGCGTCGCAATTGAACGACCCGCACACGGTGCAGGCGACCGCAGGGTCGGCTGAGTGCTGCATTGGCCCATCTACGGCGCTAGTCACCCTGAGCCTGCCCTTCGTCTACACCCTTATCGTGACGGTCGTCCTTAAGCGTGTGGCGCTGCACGACCACGGTGGTCAGAGTAAGGACCGTGTTCACGAGAGCCAGAATGGTCTCGATGAGCGTTTCGTTCACTTCGGTTGGTCTCCGAGCGCTCTGGGCGCCAGCCGAGTGGTGGCGCCGTCACCAGTAAGTGGCGCGAGCGAGCCGGATCCTTTACCGCCGATTTTCAGGTTCACGCAAGTTCCCAGTTCTGGCTGGAATTTCCGCAGGTCAGAGAGGTGCGCTTAGGTGTCGCCGTCGAGCCGTGCGGCGCCGACAGCGACCCTCATCAGCCCGTCGACGAGCCGCTCGAACGTCCGCCGCAAGAGCAACGGGACGGCGCCGTCGCCGTGCTCGGCCGCCAGGGCCTGCTCGACGACGCGACGCAGTCGCGTTCTGACCGTTCATACCCGGGCACGTAACGGCTGGCTCGTCGCCCGGCGCCGCAACAACCGCGGCTGGCCGCTCTACTCGGTACGCGACGTCGTCCACCTAGCGCTCACCACGCCGACGCGGAC includes the following:
- a CDS encoding sensor histidine kinase, whose translation is MIDHWRRLDVTVRDLALGLLLAGLALIPALGGHGTQVGDLPTRPMDALGFVVIAVECLPLAVRRRWPAACLALVSLGFAVDQLWGYHTVSGTALPIALLSAAAHLGRFRWTTVAVASAAYVPLAFALARRGSTEGVTGFVTFYLALALAWGIGAWLRQTRAAEAEHRRFVAESTRTAERTRIARELHDVVTHHVTAMVVQTEAARYLTAAPERLDQALTAVTDTGRLAIADLRQLLDLLNPDHGAERLPVGSLRTLVEQTRRSGQPIEFTEAGTPVADDVVYRVVQEALTNALKHAHGRHTEVRVRRGDVDTFVEVATDGPKLSVPAGSVENGGAPGGPVSLRGSGRGLAGLRERVSALGGEFTAGDRDGGGFVVRARIPAERSS
- a CDS encoding CPBP family intramembrane glutamic endopeptidase, which produces MRLLLQLVTVAAVAMAGSLAVSAVQWNTLLTLVLGLGTAVLAVVAYRWIVRKTEDRVPVEIAKNRAALGRGLVLGTGLFVLVIAAIALSGGYEVLGWGSLAGALALFGFSAAAAVTEELVFRGILFRFVEGRIGTWAALTLTGLLFGLSHLFNAHATLWGAIAIAVEAGGMLAAAYAATRNLWVPIGLHFAWNFAEGGLFGTQVSGTDAPKGLLDGVMSGPTAISGGEFGPEGSVYSVLAGIVVTTVFMVLARRRGNIVPLRRRDAATLVP
- a CDS encoding SEFIR domain-containing protein — encoded protein: MPEQNSFTNAGTNTGPVIFGGTIHGSVRGGDVQREVAEREVAEESRPPRSVSSGSIAVTPGVGKPPRVFITYSHDDERHRDLVREFATFLRADVGIDVRLDQWADDGRRDWSLWAIDQLAEADFVLVIASPDYKRRAEGTEEPHRGRGAQFEAAMIRDNITQDLPRATRRILPVVLPGRRVDEIPSFLNAHSTTHYEIKEFTPDGVAELLVAITGVARFSLPDIGTFPGVPPEATGRSGSC
- a CDS encoding sigma-70 family RNA polymerase sigma factor; this translates as MQHSADPAVACTVCGSFNCDAEQARIHATLARHGNEFDAAYREYWGTLLAFAKNTARKARASDVDVDCEGVVQDAFLALLAGWSKVEEPHAYLFGVVRNLVRQGVRSSSRRWGHSLSEVQDQVNVWWTSQVLQPPVPKVVAVRRVFEVLSELTEKQRVATYLSHVEGMSHPEIAALLKCDPKTIAVHVHRAVKKLRDDPFVVAAPGRDLDREPDRKPEQQRRIRLYLGWPRRLARRVAGELLLLARRSFVWLVQVPQSLSRRIGLLYPNLAIRALHAHEPTLPSDSAAFVAFRLAGPVLITQAKLLAPRWLTQIPGVPQCATCAAGWLRSDGTYGCWCCRYRANVRPGVRVRVHSALRRAAARSQPARRPARHQMLLDRTRTELAALPRYQQPFYTGAVLSLLLKEGRTCRPPKRRRDRTPQEPTWTPPG